From a single Kitasatospora sp. NBC_00458 genomic region:
- a CDS encoding DUF2461 domain-containing protein, protein MTFDGWPAEALDFYEHLEADNSKTFWQSHKARYEHAVREPMERLLAELEPEFGPGKIFRPNRDVRFSADKSPYKTHIGAHLAAGGYVQLSADGLACGNGLYQLAPDQLERYRAAVAEDVTGAELERVVARVRKAGPQVVGRDSLKSAPRGYPKDHPRIALLRHKGLVAWQEWAPEAWLGTPDAYDRITAFLRASQPLKDWLDGHVGPSELPAR, encoded by the coding sequence GTGACCTTCGATGGCTGGCCCGCCGAGGCGCTCGACTTCTACGAGCACCTGGAGGCGGACAACTCCAAGACCTTCTGGCAGTCCCACAAGGCCCGGTACGAGCACGCCGTACGGGAGCCGATGGAACGGCTGCTCGCCGAGCTGGAACCCGAGTTCGGGCCGGGGAAGATCTTCCGCCCCAACCGCGACGTCCGGTTCAGCGCCGACAAGTCCCCGTACAAGACGCACATCGGCGCCCACCTGGCGGCCGGCGGCTACGTCCAGCTCTCGGCCGACGGCCTGGCCTGCGGCAACGGGCTCTACCAGCTCGCCCCCGACCAGCTGGAGCGGTACCGGGCGGCCGTCGCCGAGGACGTCACCGGCGCCGAGCTGGAGCGGGTGGTGGCCCGGGTCCGGAAGGCCGGCCCGCAGGTGGTCGGCCGGGACTCACTGAAGTCCGCCCCGCGCGGGTACCCCAAGGACCACCCCCGGATCGCCCTGCTCCGCCACAAGGGCCTGGTCGCCTGGCAGGAGTGGGCCCCGGAGGCCTGGCTGGGCACCCCGGACGCCTACGACCGGATCACGGCCTTCCTGCGCGCCTCGCAGCCCCTCAAGGACTGGCTGGACGGCCACGTCGGCCCGTCCGAGCTCCCCGCCCGCTGA
- a CDS encoding COX15/CtaA family protein, whose translation MDAVLKTTPFSLLAERWKPSAETVRRAAFAALVMSVVIVVTGGAVRLTASGLGCTTWPRCTDESLTPTPEMGLHGIIEFANRMLTYVLSAAVGWAILAARCHRPWRHGLSKLGWAQFWLVMSNAVLGGITVLTGLNPYTVALHLIAAMALVWVALLMWERSKEGDGPARLLVAEPIKRLAYVLVGVIGLLVAAGTLVTGAGHHPGTPKDNKFVPRIPIDYDRLAQVHADLAFVSLGLAVAVLFVFAAVKAPPAARARARELLVVLLLQGVLGFVQYFTDVPELLVGIHMLGATLTWIAALRIPLALRVRGDGAAPAGTLPASATTEDAPQAPQTPQAAAV comes from the coding sequence ATGGACGCCGTGCTGAAGACCACCCCCTTCTCCCTGCTCGCCGAGCGCTGGAAGCCCTCCGCCGAGACGGTCCGGCGTGCCGCGTTCGCCGCGCTGGTGATGAGCGTGGTGATCGTCGTGACCGGCGGCGCCGTCCGGCTCACCGCCTCCGGCCTCGGCTGCACCACCTGGCCGCGCTGCACCGACGAGAGCCTGACGCCCACGCCCGAAATGGGCCTGCACGGCATCATCGAGTTCGCCAACCGGATGCTCACGTACGTGCTGAGCGCCGCCGTCGGCTGGGCGATCCTGGCCGCCCGGTGCCACCGGCCGTGGCGGCACGGGCTCAGCAAGCTCGGCTGGGCCCAGTTCTGGCTGGTGATGAGCAACGCCGTGCTCGGCGGCATCACCGTGCTGACCGGACTCAACCCGTACACGGTGGCGCTGCACCTGATCGCCGCGATGGCCCTGGTCTGGGTCGCCCTGCTGATGTGGGAGCGGTCCAAGGAGGGCGACGGCCCGGCCCGCCTCCTGGTCGCCGAGCCGATCAAGCGGCTCGCCTACGTCCTGGTCGGCGTGATCGGCCTGCTGGTCGCCGCCGGGACGCTGGTCACCGGCGCCGGCCACCACCCGGGGACGCCCAAGGACAACAAGTTCGTCCCGCGGATCCCGATCGACTACGACCGCCTCGCCCAGGTCCACGCCGACCTGGCGTTCGTCTCGCTCGGCCTGGCGGTCGCGGTGCTCTTCGTCTTCGCCGCCGTGAAGGCCCCGCCGGCCGCCCGGGCCCGGGCGCGCGAGCTGCTGGTCGTCCTGCTCCTCCAGGGCGTGCTGGGCTTCGTCCAGTACTTCACCGACGTCCCGGAGCTGCTGGTCGGCATCCACATGCTGGGCGCGACGCTCACCTGGATCGCGGCCCTGCGCATCCCGCTTGCCCTGCGCGTCCGCGGGGACGGGGCCGCCCCGGCGGGCACCCTCCCCGCGTCGGCCACCACCGAGGACGCCCCCCAGGCTCCCCAGACCCCCCAGGCCGCCGCGGTCTGA
- a CDS encoding choice-of-anchor A family protein translates to MRIPVPAAALALGGSLVLAGLVAPAVAHAEPGQQCQTQPFGVANLYGEFVEGDDTHTPDAEGAVAVGGNADFTGGFSVGQELTADQVKALPGGNALVVAGRVTGHNTQVMKGNGVYGSKADGAVIDAHQGKISQGASPIDFKAEFTKLRATSVQLAAVPQTAGATVEAKGKELHLTSGDAAYNSFTVSAATLQGATDIFLKVPAGSVTVVNVTGESYDMSAAKTTGFQLWDEGKKAYVLDDKTQSAHGGAVRAKLLWNFPTATKVIKNGPAAWAGTVLAPNAAFSLNTPGVGGAKPTGGGPVNGSVIVASLTGTAGAETHHFPFTGCLPVVTPPTTPPTTPPTTPPVVPTGTPSATTTPSTPGSTGTPSASGTPSATPGTPGASVTPGASVSPSASGSAVPSASGSASPSASASGTAAVPAASASPSVEASTGGGLAHTGSGPVVPLAIGGAVVIAAGGALVLVARRRKAANQA, encoded by the coding sequence ATGCGCATACCCGTACCCGCCGCCGCTCTCGCACTCGGCGGATCCCTCGTCCTGGCCGGTCTCGTCGCCCCGGCCGTCGCCCACGCCGAGCCCGGCCAGCAGTGCCAGACGCAGCCGTTCGGCGTCGCCAACCTCTACGGCGAGTTCGTCGAGGGCGACGACACCCACACGCCGGACGCCGAGGGTGCGGTGGCGGTCGGTGGCAACGCCGACTTCACCGGCGGTTTCTCGGTCGGCCAGGAGCTGACCGCCGACCAGGTCAAGGCGCTCCCCGGCGGCAACGCGCTGGTCGTGGCCGGCCGCGTCACCGGGCACAACACCCAGGTGATGAAGGGCAACGGCGTCTACGGCTCCAAGGCCGACGGCGCCGTCATCGACGCGCACCAGGGCAAGATCAGCCAGGGCGCCTCGCCGATCGACTTCAAGGCCGAGTTCACCAAGCTGCGCGCCACCTCGGTCCAGCTGGCCGCCGTGCCGCAGACCGCCGGCGCCACGGTGGAGGCCAAGGGCAAGGAGCTCCACCTCACCAGCGGTGACGCCGCCTACAACAGCTTCACCGTCAGCGCGGCCACCCTCCAGGGCGCCACCGACATCTTCCTGAAGGTGCCGGCCGGCTCGGTCACCGTGGTCAACGTGACCGGCGAGTCGTACGACATGTCCGCCGCGAAGACCACCGGCTTCCAGCTCTGGGACGAGGGCAAGAAGGCCTACGTCCTGGACGACAAGACGCAGAGCGCGCACGGCGGCGCCGTCCGCGCCAAGCTGCTCTGGAACTTCCCGACCGCCACCAAGGTGATCAAGAACGGTCCGGCCGCCTGGGCCGGCACCGTGCTCGCGCCGAACGCCGCGTTCTCGCTCAACACCCCCGGCGTCGGGGGAGCGAAGCCCACGGGCGGCGGCCCGGTCAACGGTTCGGTGATCGTCGCCTCGCTGACCGGGACGGCCGGTGCGGAGACGCACCACTTCCCGTTCACCGGCTGCCTGCCGGTGGTGACGCCGCCCACCACGCCGCCGACCACCCCGCCGACCACGCCGCCGGTGGTGCCGACCGGTACGCCGTCCGCCACCACCACGCCGAGCACCCCCGGTTCCACCGGCACTCCCAGTGCCTCGGGCACGCCGTCGGCCACCCCGGGCACGCCGGGTGCCTCGGTGACCCCGGGCGCCTCGGTGAGCCCGTCCGCGTCGGGCAGTGCCGTGCCGAGCGCGAGCGGGTCGGCGAGCCCGTCGGCCTCCGCCTCGGGGACGGCCGCCGTGCCGGCCGCCTCCGCGAGCCCGTCGGTCGAGGCCAGCACCGGGGGCGGCCTCGCCCACACCGGCTCCGGCCCGGTCGTCCCGCTGGCGATCGGCGGCGCGGTGGTCATCGCCGCGGGTGGCGCGCTGGTGCTGGTCGCGCGTCGTCGCAAGGCGGCCAACCAGGCCTGA
- a CDS encoding LAETG motif-containing sortase-dependent surface protein translates to MARQRRQIGISSAALAGAAAAAVLLPLALATGASAHVPAWQVTCDKIVIDLTNYSDTEGVKNAVSLTVDGEKVLDQKEFGKEFHQTFPVKAHTAPISATFVVTTTEDPKNNDWNKTETKTIEVCATPTPTPTPTPTPTPTPTPTPTPTPTVTPTPTPTRTVTPTPTPTPTRTATPTPTPTRTPTPTPTPSRTAAPVPAATSTPTAQVLASTGSSDATPVIAAAGGGVVVLGGALVFLARRRRGGDES, encoded by the coding sequence ATGGCGCGACAGCGGCGGCAGATCGGCATCAGCAGTGCGGCACTGGCGGGGGCGGCGGCGGCAGCCGTCCTGCTGCCGCTGGCCCTGGCCACGGGTGCGTCGGCGCACGTCCCGGCCTGGCAGGTCACCTGCGACAAGATCGTGATCGATCTGACCAACTACAGCGACACGGAGGGCGTGAAGAACGCCGTCAGCCTCACCGTCGACGGTGAGAAGGTGCTGGACCAGAAGGAGTTCGGCAAGGAGTTCCACCAGACGTTCCCGGTGAAGGCGCACACCGCGCCGATCAGCGCCACCTTCGTGGTGACCACCACCGAGGACCCGAAGAACAACGACTGGAACAAGACGGAGACGAAGACGATCGAGGTCTGCGCGACCCCGACGCCGACTCCCACTCCCACGCCGACTCCCACCCCGACCCCGACTCCGACTCCCACCCCCACACCGACGGTGACGCCGACGCCGACCCCGACGCGCACCGTCACCCCGACCCCCACGCCGACCCCCACCCGGACGGCGACGCCCACCCCGACCCCCACGCGGACGCCGACCCCGACGCCGACCCCGAGCCGCACGGCGGCCCCGGTCCCGGCGGCCACCTCGACACCGACCGCCCAGGTACTCGCCTCGACCGGCAGCAGTGACGCCACCCCGGTCATCGCGGCCGCCGGCGGCGGAGTCGTGGTCCTCGGCGGCGCCCTCGTCTTCCTCGCCCGCCGACGCCGCGGCGGCGACGAGAGCTGA
- a CDS encoding ABC transporter permease, producing the protein MLLAQTAFETKMLLRNGEQLLLTVVIPTVLLVLFSAVDIVAVEGPGKRVDFLAPGLLALAVMSTAFTGQAIATGFERRYGVLKRLGASPLPRWALLTAKTGCVLVTEALQVALLSAIALALGWSPQGDPLTVAALLVLGTAAFSGLGLLMAGTLKAEATLAAANLVFILLLLAGGVIVPLSKFPAAVQSVLELLPIAALSDGLRSVLQTGAGVPWADLGILAAWSVLALAAATRFFRWE; encoded by the coding sequence ATGCTGCTCGCCCAGACGGCGTTCGAGACGAAGATGCTGCTGCGCAACGGCGAGCAGCTGCTGCTGACCGTCGTCATCCCGACGGTGCTGCTCGTCCTCTTCTCCGCCGTCGACATCGTCGCCGTCGAGGGCCCCGGCAAGCGCGTCGACTTCCTCGCGCCCGGCCTGCTCGCCCTGGCCGTCATGTCCACCGCCTTCACCGGCCAGGCCATCGCCACCGGCTTCGAACGCCGGTACGGGGTCCTGAAGCGGCTCGGCGCCAGCCCGCTGCCGCGCTGGGCGCTGCTCACCGCCAAGACCGGCTGCGTCCTGGTCACCGAGGCGCTCCAGGTGGCACTGCTGTCGGCGATCGCCCTCGCACTCGGCTGGTCGCCGCAGGGCGACCCGCTCACCGTGGCCGCCCTGCTCGTCCTCGGCACCGCCGCCTTCTCCGGCCTCGGCCTGCTGATGGCCGGCACCCTGAAGGCGGAGGCGACGCTGGCGGCGGCCAACCTGGTCTTCATCCTGCTGCTGCTGGCCGGCGGGGTGATCGTGCCGCTGTCGAAGTTCCCGGCCGCCGTCCAGTCCGTCCTGGAACTCCTCCCCATCGCCGCCCTCTCCGACGGCCTCCGCTCCGTCCTCCAGACCGGCGCCGGCGTCCCCTGGGCCGACCTCGGCATCCTGGCCGCCTGGTCCGTCCTCGCCCTGGCCGCCGCCACCCGCTTCTTCCGCTGGGAGTAG
- a CDS encoding ABC transporter ATP-binding protein, which yields MHSEPAVQITGLVKRYGEKTAVDGLDLTLARGAVTAVLGPNGAGKTTTIETCEGYRRPDAGTVRVLGLDPVTQGAALRPRIGVMLQSGGVYAGARAVEMLRHTAKLHAHPLDVDTLVERLGLGSCGRTTYRRLSGGQQQRLALAMAVVGRPELVFLDEPTAGLDPQARRATWDLVRDLRRDGVTVVVTTHHMDEAEQLADRVAVVDRGKVVTEGTPEELCRGGAESSLRFDGPPGLDLAALLKELPEGATAAETTPGRYRIEAPVDPQLLATVTGWCAASGILPERLAVQRRSLEDVFLDLTGRDLRA from the coding sequence ATGCATTCCGAACCCGCGGTCCAGATCACCGGGCTGGTCAAGCGCTACGGCGAGAAGACCGCGGTCGACGGTCTCGACCTCACGCTCGCGCGCGGCGCCGTCACCGCCGTCCTCGGCCCCAACGGCGCCGGCAAGACCACCACCATCGAGACCTGCGAGGGCTACCGCCGCCCCGACGCCGGCACCGTCCGCGTCCTCGGCCTCGACCCGGTCACCCAGGGCGCGGCACTGCGCCCGCGGATCGGCGTGATGTTGCAGTCGGGCGGCGTGTACGCGGGCGCGCGCGCCGTCGAGATGCTCCGGCACACCGCCAAGCTGCACGCCCACCCGCTCGACGTCGACACCCTGGTCGAACGGCTCGGCCTCGGCTCCTGCGGCCGCACCACCTACCGCCGGCTCTCCGGCGGACAGCAGCAGCGGCTCGCCCTCGCCATGGCCGTGGTCGGCCGCCCCGAGCTCGTCTTCCTCGACGAGCCCACCGCCGGCCTCGACCCGCAGGCCCGCCGCGCCACCTGGGACCTCGTCCGCGACCTGCGCCGGGACGGCGTCACCGTCGTCGTCACCACCCACCACATGGACGAGGCCGAACAGCTCGCCGACCGGGTCGCCGTCGTCGACCGCGGCAAGGTGGTCACCGAGGGCACCCCGGAGGAGCTGTGCCGGGGCGGCGCCGAGTCCAGCCTGCGCTTCGACGGCCCGCCCGGCCTCGACCTCGCCGCGCTCCTCAAGGAACTGCCCGAGGGCGCCACCGCCGCCGAGACCACCCCCGGCCGCTACCGGATCGAGGCACCCGTCGATCCGCAGCTGCTGGCCACCGTCACCGGATGGTGCGCGGCCTCCGGGATCCTGCCCGAGCGGCTCGCCGTACAGCGCCGCAGCCTCGAAGACGTCTTCCTCGACCTGACCGGACGGGACCTCCGCGCGTGA
- a CDS encoding helix-turn-helix transcriptional regulator, translating to MREHPAQQEAESAPGCAVPATAAEVLLDGHRATRDRVARSILDHGPSSAADLANRLGLTTAAVRRHLDGLTAAGLVDAREQRVYGSRGRGRPAKVFALTDAGRDAFYQAYDQLAADALRWISDAVGGGTAGEEAVAAFARARFGRQAEKYLEALGSAEAGERTEALAQALSADGYAATVRRVPSAAAKAPAGAQLCQHHCPVAHIAEQFPQLCEAETEVFSQLLGTHVQRLATIAHGDGVCTTYVPAPGAASSSALRAAAGRGTDAAPTAGTSTDDSASAR from the coding sequence ATGCGCGAGCACCCCGCACAGCAGGAGGCCGAGTCGGCCCCCGGCTGCGCCGTGCCCGCGACGGCGGCCGAGGTGCTGCTGGACGGCCACCGCGCCACCCGGGACCGGGTCGCCCGGTCGATCCTCGACCACGGCCCCTCCTCCGCCGCCGACCTGGCGAACCGGCTCGGTCTGACCACCGCCGCCGTCCGCCGTCACCTGGACGGCCTCACCGCCGCCGGCCTCGTCGACGCCCGCGAGCAGCGGGTGTACGGCAGCCGCGGCCGCGGCCGTCCCGCCAAGGTCTTCGCCCTCACCGACGCCGGTCGGGACGCCTTCTACCAGGCGTACGACCAGCTCGCCGCCGACGCCCTGCGCTGGATCTCCGACGCGGTGGGCGGCGGCACGGCGGGCGAGGAGGCGGTCGCCGCCTTCGCCCGCGCCCGGTTCGGGCGGCAGGCCGAGAAGTACCTGGAGGCCCTCGGTTCGGCCGAGGCGGGGGAGCGCACCGAGGCCCTCGCCCAGGCGCTGAGCGCCGACGGGTACGCTGCCACGGTGCGGCGGGTGCCGTCCGCCGCGGCGAAGGCCCCGGCGGGAGCCCAGCTCTGCCAGCACCACTGCCCGGTCGCGCACATCGCCGAGCAGTTCCCGCAGCTCTGCGAGGCGGAGACCGAGGTCTTCTCCCAACTGCTGGGCACCCATGTGCAACGGCTGGCCACCATCGCCCACGGCGACGGGGTCTGCACCACCTATGTGCCGGCACCCGGTGCCGCATCGTCGTCCGCCCTGCGCGCCGCCGCGGGCCGGGGCACCGATGCCGCGCCGACTGCCGGTACGTCCACCGATGATTCAGCGTCCGCGCGTTAG
- the sufB gene encoding Fe-S cluster assembly protein SufB yields the protein MTDTVSHPELEGLGTYEYGWADPDTAGAEAKRGLSEEVVRDISAKKNESEWMLNLRLKGLKLFGKKPMPTWGSDLTGIDFDNIKYFVRSTEKQAESWEDLPADIKATYDRLGIPEAEKQRLVAGVAAQYESEVVYHQIREDLEEQGVIFLDTDTALREHPEIFKEYFGTVIPAGDNKFAALNTAVWSGGSFIYVPKGVHVDIPLQAYFRINTENMGQFERTLIIVDEDAYVHYVEGCTAPIYSSDSLHSAVVEIIVKKGGRCRYTTIQNWSNNVYNLVTKRAVAYEGATMEWVDGNIGSKVTMKYPAVYLMGEHAKGETLSIAFAGEGQHQDAGAKMVHMAPNTSSNIVSKSVARGGGRTSYRGLIEIGEGSKGAKSNVLCDALLVDTISRSDTYPYVDVREDDVSMGHEATVSKVSEDQLFYLMSRGMTEFEAMAMIVRGFVEPIARELPMEYALELNRLIELQMEGSVG from the coding sequence ATGACTGACACCGTTTCGCACCCGGAGCTCGAAGGCCTGGGCACCTACGAGTACGGCTGGGCCGACCCGGACACCGCGGGTGCCGAGGCCAAGCGCGGGCTCAGCGAGGAGGTCGTCCGCGACATCTCCGCGAAGAAGAACGAGTCCGAGTGGATGCTGAACCTGCGGCTCAAGGGCCTCAAGCTGTTCGGCAAGAAGCCCATGCCGACCTGGGGCTCCGACCTGACCGGCATCGACTTCGACAACATCAAGTACTTCGTCCGCTCCACCGAGAAGCAGGCCGAGTCCTGGGAGGACCTGCCCGCCGACATCAAGGCGACGTACGACAGGCTCGGCATCCCGGAGGCGGAGAAGCAGCGCCTGGTCGCCGGTGTCGCCGCCCAGTACGAGTCCGAGGTCGTCTACCACCAGATCCGCGAGGACCTGGAGGAGCAGGGCGTCATCTTCCTGGACACCGACACCGCGCTGCGCGAGCACCCGGAGATCTTCAAGGAGTACTTCGGCACCGTCATCCCGGCCGGCGACAACAAGTTCGCCGCGCTGAACACGGCCGTCTGGTCGGGCGGGTCCTTCATCTACGTGCCGAAGGGTGTCCACGTCGACATCCCGCTCCAGGCCTACTTCCGGATCAACACCGAGAACATGGGCCAGTTCGAGCGGACGCTGATCATCGTCGACGAGGACGCCTACGTCCACTACGTCGAGGGCTGCACCGCCCCGATCTACTCCTCCGACTCGCTGCACTCCGCGGTCGTGGAGATCATCGTCAAGAAGGGCGGCCGCTGCCGCTACACGACCATCCAGAACTGGTCGAACAACGTCTACAACCTGGTCACCAAGCGCGCCGTGGCGTACGAGGGCGCGACCATGGAGTGGGTCGACGGCAACATCGGCTCCAAGGTCACCATGAAGTACCCGGCCGTCTACCTGATGGGCGAGCACGCCAAGGGCGAGACCCTGTCGATCGCCTTCGCGGGCGAGGGCCAGCACCAGGACGCCGGCGCCAAGATGGTCCACATGGCGCCCAACACCTCCTCCAACATCGTCTCCAAGTCGGTGGCGCGGGGCGGCGGCCGCACCTCCTACCGCGGCCTGATCGAGATCGGCGAGGGCTCCAAGGGCGCCAAGTCCAACGTGCTCTGCGACGCGCTGCTGGTCGACACCATCTCCCGGTCGGACACCTACCCCTACGTCGACGTCCGCGAGGACGACGTCTCCATGGGCCACGAGGCGACCGTCTCCAAGGTCAGCGAGGACCAGCTCTTCTACCTGATGAGCCGCGGCATGACCGAGTTCGAGGCCATGGCGATGATCGTCCGCGGCTTCGTCGAGCCGATCGCGCGCGAGCTGCCGATGGAGTACGCGCTGGAGCTGAACCGGCTGATCGAGCTGCAGATGGAGGGCTCCGTCGGCTGA
- the sufD gene encoding Fe-S cluster assembly protein SufD: MADVNTPTGSTTAGSIEVGTAGAGAQLAGPGTGRTTVKQPIDARVAVKPSFDVADFPVPTGREEDWRFTPLHRLGGLHDGTAAEGDKGEDKVELSLPDGVTAETVGRDDARLGKAGKPVDRVAAQAFSAFEQALVVTVPEETVLTEPVRIDVHGEGGTRFAHVVVDVKPFAEAVVVINHTGTGTRAANVELLVGDGAKLTFVSVQDWERDAVHVAQQTALVGRDASLKSVVVTFGGDVVRIHPRVSYAAPGGEAELFGLYFADAGQHLEHRLVIDHDTPHCRSNVVYKGALQGQDAHAVWVGDVLIRAAAEGTDTYELNRNLVLTDGARVDSIPNLEIETGEIVGAGHASATGRFDDEQLFYLQARGIPADEARRLVVRGFFAELVQQIGVAEIQEHLMEKIEAELEAAV; this comes from the coding sequence ATGGCTGACGTCAACACCCCCACCGGCTCCACCACCGCCGGTTCGATCGAGGTCGGCACGGCCGGCGCCGGCGCCCAGCTCGCCGGCCCCGGCACCGGCCGCACCACCGTCAAGCAGCCGATCGACGCGCGCGTCGCGGTCAAGCCGTCCTTCGACGTCGCGGACTTCCCGGTGCCGACCGGCCGCGAGGAGGACTGGCGGTTCACCCCGCTGCACCGCCTCGGCGGGCTCCACGACGGCACCGCCGCCGAGGGCGACAAGGGCGAGGACAAGGTCGAACTGAGCCTGCCGGACGGCGTCACCGCCGAGACCGTCGGCCGCGACGACGCCCGCCTCGGCAAGGCCGGCAAGCCGGTCGACCGGGTCGCCGCGCAGGCGTTCAGCGCCTTCGAGCAGGCGCTCGTGGTCACCGTCCCCGAGGAGACGGTGCTCACCGAGCCGGTCAGGATCGACGTGCACGGCGAGGGCGGCACCCGCTTCGCCCACGTGGTGGTCGACGTCAAGCCGTTCGCCGAGGCCGTCGTGGTGATCAACCACACCGGCACCGGCACCCGCGCCGCCAACGTCGAGCTGCTGGTCGGCGACGGCGCCAAGCTCACCTTCGTGTCCGTCCAGGACTGGGAGCGCGACGCGGTCCACGTCGCCCAGCAGACCGCCCTGGTCGGCCGCGACGCCTCGCTGAAGTCCGTCGTCGTCACCTTCGGCGGCGACGTGGTCCGCATCCACCCGCGGGTCTCCTACGCCGCGCCCGGCGGCGAGGCCGAGCTGTTCGGCCTCTACTTCGCCGACGCCGGCCAGCACCTGGAGCACCGTCTGGTCATCGACCACGACACCCCGCACTGCCGCTCCAACGTGGTCTACAAGGGCGCGCTGCAGGGCCAGGACGCGCACGCCGTCTGGGTCGGCGACGTGCTGATCCGCGCCGCCGCCGAGGGCACCGACACCTACGAGCTCAACCGCAACCTGGTGCTCACCGACGGCGCCCGGGTCGACTCCATCCCCAACCTGGAGATCGAGACCGGCGAGATCGTCGGCGCCGGCCACGCCTCCGCGACCGGCCGCTTCGACGACGAGCAGCTGTTCTACCTGCAGGCCCGCGGCATCCCGGCCGACGAGGCCCGCCGCCTGGTGGTGCGCGGCTTCTTCGCCGAACTGGTCCAGCAGATCGGCGTCGCCGAGATCCAGGAACACCTCATGGAGAAGATCGAGGCCGAGCTGGAAGCGGCGGTCTGA
- a CDS encoding bifunctional 3-phenylpropionate/cinnamic acid dioxygenase ferredoxin subunit, producing MSFLRACALSELAEDEPKRVDLNGVPVAVVRTDEGVFAINDVCSHANVSLSEGEVEDCMIECWLHGSSFDLRTGKPSGLPATKPVAVYPVKIEGDDVLVSVNQES from the coding sequence ATGAGCTTCCTTCGCGCCTGCGCGCTGAGCGAGCTGGCTGAGGACGAGCCCAAGCGCGTCGACCTCAACGGCGTCCCGGTCGCCGTCGTCCGCACCGACGAGGGGGTGTTCGCGATCAACGACGTCTGCTCGCACGCGAACGTCTCGCTCTCCGAGGGCGAGGTCGAGGACTGCATGATCGAATGCTGGCTGCACGGTTCCAGCTTCGACCTGCGCACCGGGAAGCCCTCCGGGCTGCCCGCCACCAAGCCGGTCGCTGTCTACCCCGTAAAGATCGAAGGGGACGATGTGCTCGTCTCCGTCAACCAGGAGTCCTGA
- the sufC gene encoding Fe-S cluster assembly ATPase SufC codes for MATLEIRDLHVSVEAENGPREILKGVDLTVKQGETHAIMGPNGSGKSTLAYSLAGHPKYTVTGGSVLLDGEDVLEMSVDERARAGVFLAMQYPVEVPGVSVSNFLRTAATAVRGEAPKLRLWVKEVKEAMAALQMDPAFAERNVNEGFSGGEKKRHEILQLELLKPKIAILDETDSGLDVDALRVVSEGINRVRSTGEVGTLLVTHYTRILRYIKPDYVHVFAAGRIVESGGAELADKLEAEGYESYVKGGASE; via the coding sequence ATGGCAACGCTTGAAATCCGCGACCTGCACGTCTCCGTCGAGGCCGAGAACGGTCCCCGCGAGATCCTCAAGGGCGTCGACCTGACCGTGAAGCAGGGCGAGACCCACGCCATCATGGGTCCGAACGGCTCCGGCAAGTCCACCCTCGCCTACTCCCTCGCGGGCCACCCGAAGTACACCGTCACCGGCGGCAGCGTGCTGCTGGACGGCGAGGACGTCCTGGAGATGTCCGTCGACGAGCGCGCCCGGGCCGGCGTCTTCCTGGCCATGCAGTACCCGGTCGAGGTCCCCGGCGTCTCGGTCTCCAACTTCCTGCGCACCGCCGCCACCGCCGTCCGCGGCGAGGCCCCCAAGCTGCGCCTGTGGGTCAAGGAGGTCAAGGAGGCGATGGCCGCCCTCCAGATGGACCCGGCCTTCGCCGAGCGCAACGTCAACGAGGGCTTCTCCGGCGGCGAGAAGAAGCGCCACGAGATCCTCCAGCTGGAGCTCCTCAAGCCGAAGATCGCGATCCTCGACGAGACCGACTCCGGCCTCGACGTCGACGCGCTGCGGGTCGTCTCCGAGGGCATCAACCGGGTCCGCTCGACCGGTGAGGTCGGCACCCTGCTGGTCACGCACTACACCCGCATCCTGCGGTACATCAAGCCCGACTACGTCCACGTCTTCGCGGCCGGCCGCATCGTCGAGTCCGGCGGTGCCGAGCTGGCCGACAAGCTGGAGGCGGAGGGCTACGAGTCCTACGTGAAGGGCGGCGCTTCCGAGTGA